Below is a window of Natronorubrum halophilum DNA.
GTGCCGCGACCGTTGCTGTTAGAGCCCATCGCACCGACCTCGCTGGTCGGGATTTCGTCCCAGCCGTTCTGGATGCGTCGACCGAGGGTTCCCTGGGCCTGGTAGCCGACGAAGACGAGCGTCGAGTCCGGGTCGGGGCCGATGTGGCCGAGCCAGGACATGATCGGCCCGCCGGTGACCATCCCGGACGTCGAGAGGATGATACAGGGGTCGCCGTCGGCGACCTCCTGTCGCTCTTCCTCGCCGGCGTCGATGTGGTTGAACTCCTCGGCGAGGAACGGGTTCTCGTCCTCGTGGAAGATCCGGTCCCGGAGGTTGTCGCGGAGGTACTCTGGGTAGGTCGTGTGGATCGCAGTCGCCTCCCAGATCATGCCGTCGAGGTGGACCGGCATCTCGGGAATTTTACCGTTGCGCATCGCCTCCTCGAGGACGAGCATGATCTCCTGTGACCGACCGACGGCGAAGGCGGGAATAACGACCTTGCCGCCCCGATCGTAGGTCTCCTGAATGACCTTCGTCAAGTTCTTCTCGGAGTCTTTCTGGTCGGTCTGGTAATCGTTGCGACCGCCGTAGGTCGACTCGAGGACGAGGGTCTCGACGCGCGGGAAGTCGTTGACGGCACCGTTGAACAGGCGGGTATCGTCGTAGTGAATGTCGCCGGAGAACGCGACGTTGTAGAGGCCGTCCCCGATGTGGAAGTGCGAGACGGCCGAGCCGAGGATGTGGCCCGCGTTGTGGAAGGTGAGCTTGACGTCCGGCGCGATGTCCGTCACGTCGCCGTACTCGAGCGGGATGCAGTGTTTGATCGCCTCGCGAACCTGTTCTGACTCGTACGGTGGCGCGCGCCCTTCCTTGGCGGCGACGTCGAGGTAGTCGAGCGTGAGCAGGCCCATCAGGTCACGCGTCGGCTCGGTGCAGTATATGGGGCCGTCGTAGCCGTACTTGAACAGGAGCGGGATGAGCGCGGAGTGGTCCAGGTGGGCGTGGGTGAGCACGACCGCGTCGATCGTCTGGGGACCGGCACCGAGCGCTTCCGGTGCGTGGAGGTAGGGTACCTCGCCCTCTGCACCGGGCTTGTCACCGCAGTCGACGAGGATCCGCGTTTCCGGCGTCGAGAGGATAAACGAGGCGCGGCCGACCTCTCGGCAACAGCCCAGCGTGGTGATCCGGACGTACTCGTCGTCGGACATCTCCTCGCGGTGGATCTGCCGGCCGACCTTCTCCAAGATATCTCGCCGTTCGTCGCGTTCTTGCTTCAGGAAGCTCCGGACGTTCGAGACCGTCGAGGACTCGATCGGGGGCGTGCGGACGACTTCGGGCGTCCAGCCAACGTTTTTGGTAATATCACGGAGGGTCGAGCCGTGGCGGCCGATAACCATGCCGGGCTTTTCGGCCTCGATGACGACCTCGCCGGTGTCGGCGTGGAAGTCGAGGTCGGTCACCCCCGCTTCTTCGGGGATGACGCCCATAATCTCTTCGCGGGCCTCTTCGGGCCGCGAGAGGACGCTCGGGTCCGGTCGGACGGTGATCCGCTTGCGAAGTTTACTCGCGAGTTTCCGAATGAGATCGCCCTTCTGGGCGAACTTCTTCGGATCGCGCGTGTAGACCACCAGTTCGGGGCCTTCGTATTTCACCGAGGAGACCGAGATATCGCTCGGTAGCTCGCTCGTGATCTCTGCTTTCAAGTCGTCGAGTTGCTGCTCTACAGTACTCATAATCGCCAATTGTGGCTTGCGTGAACTCGCCGCCGAGGGGCGAAGACGTCCAGCCGACAGTCTGCGGTCGGATACCGAGTTCGAGATCCAAACGGCAGCGGTCGAATCTCGGTGGTAAAGGGCGATGTCTTCGTGAGACAACGCCAGTCAGATGTTGTCCAGTATCCCAGACCATTGCATCGTGCCGTATTGTGACGAACACGCCCCCAGGTCGGTTATCCTGGTTCGTGCGGGAAGATTCCAGGGAGAACCCGCTTATTCGACGCTATTCTTTGCGTCGTATATAAGCCTTCGCAAAAAGCAGGACCGTGGAGCACGAAGTGGGGGGTATGCAGCTAACACCAAACCGCGTCGTCACGGAGCGAAACTGGGTCGCAGAGCGATCTGAGACCGTCGTCCCGATAATCAACGGTGTTCGCGACGATCTCGGCGACATTTTCGACACCGACGTCGATCACGTTACCGAATCGCAGTATCTCGAGGAAGTCGATGCCGTCTTCGCCGACGGCGATGTGGCCGTCAACGTCGCCGCGATGGTCGCGATCCTCCGGACGCTCGACGTCGAGGGCGACTATCCGGGCTTCGTCGTCGACGAACTCCTCGGTCGAGAACTGGCCGCGACGATCGCCGGCACCCAGCCCCTGCGGACGCTCGGCGAGGCGACCTTCCACTACGCGGATCTGCAGGTACACGGGAGCGAAGACGAGAACGCGGGCGTCGACGACTGCGAGGCGGCGCTCGCGGCCGGTTTTCAGGAACGGCTCCCCGGATGGAACTGGACCGAGCGCGAGAGTCCGTTCAGCGTCGAGTGAGCGGCGGAGCCCGATCAGGCGCTCGAGTCGGTGTCGTTCGCAGACTCGGAATCGGTATCGTTCGCGGACGCGGAATCGCCGTCGTCGGATTCGGTGTCGTTTCCTTCCTCCGGCGGTTCGTCGTCCGGTTCGGGTTCAGCCTCGGGGGCAGGCTGCTCCTGTGCCTGAAGCGCCGCCGCGTACTCTTCGCCGGGAAGAAGCCCGTCTGCGTCGCCGTCTCGAAGCGTGTCGAGTAGTCTCCCGTCGTCTCCCTCGAGCAGGAATGCGCCCCGTTCGCCGATTCCGGCTTCGATCGAGATGTCGTCCTCGTCCGCTATTTTCGATTCGAACTCCACCGAATACGACATGAACAGGTCCCCCTGTCGCTCTCGCAACTCCGCCTGGGCTTCCTGCCGATCGAGCTCCTCGTTCTCGACTTCGGTCATGATTTCCTGCTCGATAGCGTCGAGCTCTTCCCGAGACGGCTGGACGAACGCCGTGATCCCGGCTTCGGGGTCGATGTCCGGCTCGGAACCCACGTCGAGTTCGTCGCTCGAGTCGCTGTTTGAGTTGCCGTCCGAAACGTCGAATTGGCCACAGCCGGCGAGCGACGCCGTGGCGCCGACACCGGTAAGCGTGAGAACGCGACGACGAGTTGGATCGGGGGTCATCGTACCCGTGATTCACGGACGGGCGCGAATAAATCCTCGTGATACACGCTCGGTTCTCGCAACGTACGATCGGTCGCAACCGATCGCAGGTCGCCGCGAACCTCGGTCCGGACCGCTTTTATTCGCCCGATGGCTATCTCGTCGCAGTGACGTCCGGCACACCATCCACGAACTCCTCGCAGGCCATTACCCTCGAGCAGCCATCCCTCGAGGACGCCCGCGAGGCCATCGCCGACGGAATCGAGCGCGAGGCGCTCGTCACGATTTTCGGCCGCTGTGCGGTCGACTACGAGGGGCGCGCCTCGAGCACCCTCGAGGCCGGCGACCGCCACGTCATGCTCAAACCCGACGGTGCGACGCTGGTCCACACCGACGAGGGCCAGCAGCCGGTCAACTGGCAGCCGCCGGGCTGTGAACACGACGTCTTCTGCGACGCGGCGGACGACGACGGCGAGCGCGCGCTGGTACTCGAGAGCGTTCGGTCGACGCCGGACGAGCGACTCCGCGTCCGTTTTCAGCGGATTCTGCAAGTCTCTACGTTCTCCGGCTCCGACGAGAACGACCTCGCGCTCTCGGGATCCGAGGAGGACCTTCGCCGACGGATCCTCGAGGACCCCGACCTGCTCGAGGCGGGGTTTACCCCGCTCGCGACGGAACGCGACACGGCCGCGGGTGCCATCGACATCTACGGCGAGGACGCGGCGGGGCGGACGGTCGTCGTCGAACTCAAGCGTCGCCGCGTCGGCCCCGACGCGGTAAGCCAGCTACGGCGGTACGTCGACGCCCTGGGGCGCGACCTCCACGCCGACGCGTCGGTGCGCGGGATTCTGGTCGCCCCCTCGGTGACCGACCGCGCCGACCGGCTGCTCGTCGACCACGGCTTAGAGTTCGTCCCGCTCGAGCCGATCGGTGAGTGACCGAGTCGGCCACTGGAACTTCGCTCACTGCCGGAACACCGACGACCCGAAGCGAACCAACAGCAACAGATCCACGTCCTGAAGAACGCCGCGCTGTTCGGTTCCGTCCTCGCGTTCCCGAAGATTGGCCGGCGCGAGGAACGAGCTGCCGTATCGGGTGCGGTTCTCTCGAGAAGTTCGCTGAGGGCGCGTGTCTCAGTGGTGCAATTCGTCGGTCCTCTTGGCGTTCACTCCTCGAGCAGCCGTTTCAGCCGATCCAGCTCCGTCAGGGCCTCGACGGGCGTGAGGTGTGCGAGGTCGAGCGCGCGAAGTTCGGCGGCGACGTCGGTCGGGGTATCCCCGCCGTCAGCGGTCGCTGGACCGGTGACCGCCGAATCGTCGGTTACGTTCGCGTCTCGCTCGCCGGCGGTATCGCCCCGAGACGGATCGTCCCCGGCGGCTCCGTCGACTAGTTCCCTCGAGCGTTCGACGACCGGTTCGGGAACCCCCGCGGCGGTCGCGACTTCGACGCCGTACGATCCCGTCGCCGCGCCGGGGACGATCTCGTGGTGGAAGACGACCTCCTCGTCCTCCTGTCCGACCTCGAAGTGGAGCGTGAACGCCGTCTCGAGGTCGTCCGCGAGTTCGGTCAGGGGGTGGTGGTGGGTCGCAAAGAGCGTCGTCGCGCCGACCCGATCGTGGATGTGTTCGATGATCGCTCGCGCGATCG
It encodes the following:
- a CDS encoding beta-CASP ribonuclease aCPSF1, which produces MSTVEQQLDDLKAEITSELPSDISVSSVKYEGPELVVYTRDPKKFAQKGDLIRKLASKLRKRITVRPDPSVLSRPEEAREEIMGVIPEEAGVTDLDFHADTGEVVIEAEKPGMVIGRHGSTLRDITKNVGWTPEVVRTPPIESSTVSNVRSFLKQERDERRDILEKVGRQIHREEMSDDEYVRITTLGCCREVGRASFILSTPETRILVDCGDKPGAEGEVPYLHAPEALGAGPQTIDAVVLTHAHLDHSALIPLLFKYGYDGPIYCTEPTRDLMGLLTLDYLDVAAKEGRAPPYESEQVREAIKHCIPLEYGDVTDIAPDVKLTFHNAGHILGSAVSHFHIGDGLYNVAFSGDIHYDDTRLFNGAVNDFPRVETLVLESTYGGRNDYQTDQKDSEKNLTKVIQETYDRGGKVVIPAFAVGRSQEIMLVLEEAMRNGKIPEMPVHLDGMIWEATAIHTTYPEYLRDNLRDRIFHEDENPFLAEEFNHIDAGEEERQEVADGDPCIILSTSGMVTGGPIMSWLGHIGPDPDSTLVFVGYQAQGTLGRRIQNGWDEIPTSEVGAMGSNSNGRGTLSLNMNVETVDGFSGHADRAGLENFVKTMNPRPEKVLCVHGDERSTQDLSSALYHDFDMRTFAPKNLETFRFL
- the nucS gene encoding endonuclease NucS, which produces MTSGTPSTNSSQAITLEQPSLEDAREAIADGIEREALVTIFGRCAVDYEGRASSTLEAGDRHVMLKPDGATLVHTDEGQQPVNWQPPGCEHDVFCDAADDDGERALVLESVRSTPDERLRVRFQRILQVSTFSGSDENDLALSGSEEDLRRRILEDPDLLEAGFTPLATERDTAAGAIDIYGEDAAGRTVVVELKRRRVGPDAVSQLRRYVDALGRDLHADASVRGILVAPSVTDRADRLLVDHGLEFVPLEPIGE